In Rhodopirellula islandica, one DNA window encodes the following:
- a CDS encoding polysaccharide biosynthesis tyrosine autokinase: MAESAKPTNRLPARGPSSASSDGEETLDVLQILSRQRWLIAFLSIAGLAAGVAYALNAQVWYESNAKVLINQKSAGLGGNSTGTDMVDEDILANHMELIQSRMIVGEALEQNELLDLPSIETHLNEKTDAIDYVIDQLSIVKGGDGSAKTARSLNITFTHTDPDDAKLILTAVMKRYEQFIIDQVEQVMGRANEMVNKAKTEVETDLIAAEQEHLKARQEAPLFFQGEGSSNIYQDRYRRLQDELLDLDIQESTVKTRLTRVDQTLKEMDESTDPIDQLDKLALIDSDSLERLGVFAGLQMNSANTAEFKAAMPAKAEEARTQITHLLKLNSEKQRLTSVFGPGHPKVQELESEITLVKEFLQDQKDLTSPAEMFGDSALTPEGLLKAYVGFLQHDLAALSERRKELTYLAADAETKAKELIEYELTDMILQKKIGRQEALFEGVVQQLRALDTASGLTGYLYEFLAVPRTGEKSWPKLPLCGLGGLMLGLFSGLFLAVANDVRDGRFRSAAELDDAIGLPSLGRVGKLNSINQGIKGLIATELSPDAEAFRLGRTVLLPDIRSGSVRTIGFTSPMQGDGKSTVVSNFAVSFSQVGLKVLVIDADLRRPSAHRYFSLGKEDGLCDVLEDRLEISEAIKATEADNVFVMTSGSSSHTPAELLQSQRLDEVLAVVKEDYDLVLVDLPPVLAVSDPVVVMPRLDGGILVVKVANVRRDEVVNTLRRIDSSGGEMLGCMLNAFGAGKKFDSDGGYYGYYKSDYTRPTSSATRQAAPKAATISANGQPKSK, translated from the coding sequence TTTGGGTGGCAACAGCACCGGCACTGACATGGTGGACGAGGATATTCTCGCCAACCACATGGAGCTCATCCAAAGCCGCATGATTGTCGGCGAGGCATTGGAGCAGAATGAGCTGTTGGATTTGCCATCGATTGAAACACATTTGAATGAGAAGACGGATGCGATTGACTACGTCATCGATCAGCTTTCCATCGTCAAGGGTGGCGATGGTTCAGCAAAAACCGCTCGCAGTCTGAACATCACATTCACTCACACGGATCCGGATGACGCCAAGTTGATCTTGACCGCTGTGATGAAACGCTATGAGCAATTCATCATCGATCAGGTCGAACAGGTGATGGGCCGCGCCAACGAGATGGTGAACAAGGCCAAGACGGAGGTCGAAACCGATTTGATCGCTGCTGAACAAGAGCACTTGAAAGCTCGCCAAGAAGCGCCGCTGTTCTTTCAGGGAGAAGGCAGCAGCAATATCTATCAAGATCGCTACCGCCGATTGCAAGACGAGCTGCTCGACCTCGACATCCAAGAATCAACGGTCAAAACACGTTTGACGCGTGTCGACCAGACCTTGAAGGAAATGGATGAGTCGACCGACCCGATCGATCAACTCGACAAGTTGGCATTGATCGACAGCGACAGTTTGGAGCGTCTCGGTGTCTTTGCTGGCCTGCAAATGAACTCAGCCAACACCGCTGAATTCAAAGCCGCAATGCCAGCCAAGGCGGAAGAAGCTCGGACGCAGATCACTCACCTTTTGAAACTCAACAGTGAGAAGCAACGCTTGACTTCGGTGTTTGGTCCCGGCCATCCCAAGGTGCAGGAACTCGAAAGTGAGATCACGTTGGTCAAAGAGTTCTTGCAAGACCAAAAGGATCTCACCAGTCCCGCGGAGATGTTTGGCGACAGTGCTCTCACGCCGGAGGGGTTGTTGAAAGCCTATGTCGGTTTTCTTCAGCATGACCTGGCGGCACTTTCCGAACGTCGCAAGGAACTGACGTATCTGGCTGCTGACGCAGAGACAAAAGCGAAAGAACTGATCGAGTACGAACTCACGGACATGATCTTGCAAAAGAAGATCGGCCGACAAGAGGCGTTGTTTGAAGGCGTTGTTCAACAACTGCGAGCGTTGGATACCGCCAGTGGATTGACAGGGTATCTGTATGAGTTCCTGGCTGTTCCGCGAACGGGTGAAAAGTCTTGGCCAAAGCTGCCCTTGTGCGGCTTGGGTGGATTGATGTTGGGACTGTTTTCGGGATTGTTCCTGGCGGTTGCCAATGACGTTCGTGATGGACGATTCCGATCGGCTGCTGAACTGGATGATGCCATTGGATTGCCGAGTCTCGGTCGAGTTGGCAAGCTGAACTCGATCAACCAAGGCATCAAGGGCCTGATTGCCACCGAGCTTTCGCCTGACGCCGAAGCTTTCCGGTTGGGACGCACTGTTTTGCTGCCCGATATTCGAAGCGGAAGCGTACGCACGATTGGTTTCACCAGCCCCATGCAGGGTGATGGGAAGTCGACCGTGGTTTCTAATTTTGCGGTCTCGTTTTCTCAGGTTGGATTGAAGGTGTTGGTCATCGATGCCGACCTTCGCCGTCCCAGTGCTCATCGCTACTTCAGTCTTGGCAAAGAAGATGGTCTGTGCGATGTCCTCGAAGACCGTCTTGAGATCTCTGAGGCGATCAAAGCAACCGAAGCTGACAACGTGTTTGTGATGACCTCCGGGTCGTCCAGTCACACACCAGCGGAATTGTTGCAGTCGCAACGACTCGACGAAGTTCTGGCAGTCGTCAAAGAAGACTACGACCTCGTTCTGGTTGACTTGCCGCCTGTCTTGGCTGTCTCGGATCCAGTGGTGGTGATGCCCCGTTTGGACGGTGGCATTCTGGTGGTCAAAGTCGCCAATGTTCGCCGCGATGAAGTGGTCAACACGCTCCGCCGGATCGACAGTTCTGGTGGGGAGATGCTCGGTTGCATGCTCAACGCCTTTGGTGCCGGGAAGAAGTTCGACTCCGATGGTGGCTACTACGGTTACTACAAGAGTGACTACACCCGACCGACATCGTCAGCAACCCGTCAGGCTGCACCGAAAGCAGCCACCATTTCTGCCAACGGCCAGCCAAAATCAAAGTAG
- a CDS encoding polysaccharide biosynthesis/export family protein produces MTRSKESILKSVAQTACGLLALAAISTTGCHQHLVSSAAHAVPAHRLDPELFACSREDLGPLPYATLGQPKPAAHRIAAGDTLSVYVFGVFPPNEDETPVQQRTQAVNQRYYPPRGSVVAPTTGLPIQVDADGSITLPIIGRLDVNRLTMNEAIERVTNRLIEEEVVQEGKERVTVDLLIPRVKRVVVLREDTPSTAVALVSPQAVDEIHRGSGEVIDLPIYENDVLHALASTGGLPGTDAARELYVIRASAGLNNSFISGGQLQSIVSGGEGGQCNAGVIRIPLAGCPCDSLPFTQEDVILEEGDVVFIPRRNEYFISGGLLPGGRVPLPRDQDVDVIEAIALASGSAGGPLGRDGSVLAGGTPGYLREPSRVLILRTLPDGRQMTIRCDLDRAMKDSKERIRILPDDVVMLQQKPGGAFFNGFLNYFSGDSILVSLTRGD; encoded by the coding sequence ATGACTCGCTCAAAAGAATCGATTCTGAAAAGCGTGGCACAGACCGCATGCGGATTGCTTGCACTGGCTGCGATCAGCACCACTGGCTGTCACCAACACTTGGTTTCATCAGCCGCTCACGCGGTTCCTGCCCACCGGCTCGACCCAGAACTGTTTGCTTGCTCACGTGAAGATCTGGGCCCATTGCCTTATGCAACGCTTGGACAACCGAAACCAGCAGCCCACCGGATTGCAGCTGGCGACACACTCAGCGTTTATGTCTTCGGGGTGTTCCCACCCAACGAAGATGAGACGCCCGTTCAACAACGGACCCAGGCTGTCAACCAGCGTTACTACCCACCACGCGGCAGTGTCGTTGCACCAACCACTGGCCTTCCCATTCAGGTTGACGCCGACGGCAGCATCACGCTTCCGATCATCGGCCGGCTGGATGTCAATCGCCTGACGATGAACGAAGCAATCGAGCGAGTCACCAATCGTTTGATTGAAGAAGAAGTCGTCCAAGAAGGCAAGGAACGGGTCACGGTGGATCTGCTGATCCCACGTGTGAAACGCGTCGTGGTGCTTCGCGAAGACACGCCAAGCACTGCGGTCGCCTTGGTTTCGCCTCAAGCGGTTGATGAAATCCATCGTGGCTCCGGCGAAGTGATTGACTTGCCGATCTATGAAAACGACGTGTTGCACGCCCTGGCCTCGACGGGCGGATTGCCCGGCACAGACGCGGCTCGTGAACTGTACGTGATCCGTGCCAGTGCAGGACTCAACAACAGCTTCATCAGCGGTGGACAGCTGCAGAGCATCGTCTCCGGTGGCGAAGGTGGGCAGTGCAATGCGGGTGTCATTCGCATCCCGCTCGCTGGATGCCCTTGCGACAGCCTTCCGTTCACGCAAGAAGATGTGATCTTGGAAGAGGGTGACGTGGTCTTCATCCCACGTCGCAACGAATACTTCATTTCCGGTGGACTGCTTCCTGGTGGTCGTGTGCCATTGCCACGTGACCAAGACGTCGATGTGATCGAAGCGATTGCTCTGGCCAGCGGATCGGCGGGTGGTCCTCTTGGACGCGATGGAAGTGTCCTGGCAGGCGGAACCCCTGGCTACCTTCGTGAACCCAGCCGAGTTTTGATTCTTCGCACTCTGCCCGACGGTCGTCAAATGACAATTCGTTGCGACCTCGATCGTGCGATGAAAGACTCAAAAGAACGCATTCGAATCCTTCCCGATGACGTGGTGATGTTGCAACAAAAACCAGGCGGAGCCTTCTTCAACGGGTTCCTGAACTACTTCAGTGGCGATTCGATCTTGGTTTCCCTCACACGCGGCGACTGA